The DNA segment TAATGGGGACCCGGCCCGCGGCCCGATCCGCCGCCCGATCCGCCGCCGCCCCGCCGCTGGGGCATAACCGCGGCCGTCAGGAGGATCAGGCTCACCAGGAAGATCGCGCACCGTTTCATGGCCGTGCTCCAGAAGCATTATAGCAGAAGGAGCGGCGCGGTCCCGAACGAGACCGCGCCGGTTCAAGTGAATCAGGGACGGTTACTTCCGGTTGCCGCAGGAGCCGTCACGCAGCCGCTGCCGCTGTCCGCCGCCGCTGCCGTTGGCGCCCGCCCCGGCCCCTTGGCCGGAACGATTCCGCTTGAACTGGCGGTCGCATTGGCCCTGGCCTTGTCCCTGGCCCTTGCCTTTGCCGCCGCGGTTCATCTTGCCATTAGGCTGTCCGGCGGCATAGTGGTCACACACGCCGTCGCCGTCGGCATCCACGAACAGGCGTCCCGCCGGACCGCCTGCGGCCTTGTCGACGGCCGGGGCTCCCATCGTCCCGACGGCCGGCGCACTCGCACTCTGGGGGGCATCGGCGGCATAAATCATACCCACGGTAACCAAGCTCAGCAGAGCGATGAGAGTCACGATCTTCTTCATGTCAAACCTCCATATTTCACATCGAATGGTCAATTCTTCTTCCATAGCGGCAGACCGTCCTCGCCCCGCAGGACGATGGCGGTGCCCACCGTGTGATTCACGACCTGGAACGCGATCCAGCGCGCCGGATCGGCCAGGCAGTTTGCGGCCAGGACCGTGACGACGTCACCCGTCTGGACGTCGAAGCTGTTGGCGGCCAGATACCATGCCGGCCCCATGGCGATGGCACAAGTCACGCCGTCGGCATCGGTGAGGGTGAAGCCGCAGGCGCGGGCACCCAGCGAGAAGGACGTCGCGATCACGCTGCTGGCGATCTCCCGCAGCGAGGCCAGGTCGGGCAGCTGGCAGGCGCCGCCGTTGTCGGCGCCGCCCTGACGGCCTCGGCCCCGGCCTTCTGCCGGCCCGTTGCCCGAGCCGTCGCACTCGCCGCCGGGCGTGCCGGAACGATCGCCCCGGCGGCCGTGGTCACCGAATTGGTACCGACGGCCACCGGTCCAGAGCGGCCGACCATCCTCGCCGCGCAGGACCAATTCCGTGCCGTCGGTGAGGTTGCGGATCACCGCCGCATAATAGACTTTCACCGCCGGATCCGTCGACGCGAACGCGTCCACCGCCACGGCGTCGCCTTCGGTCAGTTCGAATGCTTCCGAGTCGAACAACCAGTAGGGGCCCGCCTGGATTGTCACCGGCTCACCGGTGACGGGCGTCAGCACGAAGCCGGGCTGACCGGCGCCGGGTTCCGCCAGGATGGCGGTGATGGTCCCCTCGAAGTGAAACAGCTGGCTGGGATCCAGGTGCTGGATGGTCCCGCCTCCCGAACCGCCGTTGCCGGAACCGCCGTTTCCGTTGCCCTGAGCGGCAAGAAAGGCACTCAGAGCAACCACCAGAATTGCGCCGAACATCACATGCATCCGTTTCATGGGTTACCTCCGTTCAGTTTCTTCGCACGCTCCAGATGGAGCACCGCGCATGCCAATCATCGGAATACCTCGCAACACATTCATATCTAGTTATTTACATTCATTTGATCACTCGCCGCCAACCGACGGAATCGTCCGCCCGGCCGCTACCCGACCAATTGCGGTTCTATTGGATATTCGTTTATCTAATTGAATTGATAAGCGTTAAAGATTCCGACCAATCAGCCGTCCCAATTCGACGATTTCGTCGGGAGATGGTGAGACGCGATCCCGCTTTGCGGAAGGATTGAGGTGAAGGTTCTCAAGTCCTAAATTGTGGGTGCCGGGAACTGGATCTCGGGACCTGGGTGCTGGGACTTGGGGGCTGGGTTCTGAGAGTCAGGACCCAGAATCCCGGTCCCAGGTCCAGTTTCGATGTCCGAGGTCCGAAGTCCGTGTTACGGGAACGCGCCTCAATCCTCGATTACGAGCACGATTACGATGACGATTACGAGGATGAGCAAGAACGGGGAATTCCCTGTTATAATTTCGACCATCACATATTCAGCGAGGCGCGAATCGCATGCTTCACATCGGCGTTCTCTTCGGCGGCAAATCGGGCGAGCACGAGGTGTCGCTGGTCTCCGGCACCACGGTGATGGCCAACCTGGACCCGGCGCGCTACCGCGTCTCCGCCATCGGCATCCGCAAGGACGGCTCCATGGCCGCGCCGGACGAGGCCCGCCGCATGCTGCAACGGCCGCTGCCCCACGTGGCGTGCCCGGCGGTCATCCTCCGTTCCGCATCGGCCGGACGCTTTCTCGAGATCGCCGCCCGCGGCACCGACGGCGTCGAGACCACCTTCGATGTCCTCTTCCCCGTGCTCCACGGCACCTACGGCGAGGACGGCACCATCCAGGGCCTGCTGGACATGGCCGAGGTCCCGTGCGTCGGCTGCGGCGTGCTGGGCTCCGCGGCCGGCATGGACAAGGCGATCATGAAGCAGCTCTTCGCCGCAGCCGGCCTGCCCATGGTGCCCCACCGCACCGTCACCCGCGGCGACTGGCTCGCGGACGCCGCCGCCCTGGAGCGACGCCTCCTCGACGCGCTCGGCCTGCCGCTGTTCGTCAAGCCGGCCCGCCTCGGCTCCAGCGTGGGGATCTCGAAGGTCCGGGTGGCGGCGGCGCTGGGCCCCGCGCTAGCGCTGGCGTTCGATTATGACTACAAGGTGATCGTGGAGCTGGGCGTCCCCGCCCGTGAGATCGAGTGCTCGGTCATGGGCAACCAGGCGCTGCGCGCGTCGCTGCCGGGCGAGATCCTCCCCAGCAACGAATGGTACGACTACACTGCCAAGTACGTGGACAACCGCTCCGGCCTCCTCCTCCCCGCGCCGCTTGACCCGGCGCTCACCGAGCAGGTCCGGGAACTGGCGGTCCGGGCGCTGGCCGCCATCGGCGGCGAGGGCTACGGTCGCGTGGACTTCCTCCTGGACCGCGAGACGGGCAGTCTCTACGTGAACGAGATCAACACCATCCCCGGCTTCACCGAGATCAGCATGTTCCCGAAGCTGTGGGAGCTCACCGGTGTCTCCCTGCCTGCGCTGCTCGACGAGCTGGTGCGGCTGGCCCTGGAGCGCCACGCTTGGCGCGCCGCGCTCCGCACCAGCTACGGAGGCGCGTCATGACCGCCGCCGCGGACCGGCCGCTCCCCGAAGGGAAGCTGGATCCCGACCTGCTGGCCGAGCTGCTGCGGGCGCTGCCGCCGCCCGATGCGTCGGTGGTGGTGGGTCCGGCGGTGGGCGAGGACGCCGCAGTGGTCCGGGTCGGCACCGAACTGGTGGCGCTCACCACCGACCCCATCACCTTCGTCAGTGACGACGCCGCCGCCTGGCTGGTGCAGGTCAACGCCAACGACATCGCCGCCATGGGCGCGCGACCGCGTTACCTGACGGTCACTGCGCTCTTCCCGACCGGCGCCACGGCCGCCGCGGTGCGGGATAGCTTTCGCCGCCTCGCCGCGCACTGTCAGCGACTGGGGATCGCTCTCGTCGGCGGCCACACCGAGATCACCCGGGCGGTGACCCAACCGGTGCTGGTGGGCCAGATGGCGGGTGTCACCGACCGCCAGCGGCTGCGGCGCAGCCGCGACGCCCGGCCCGGCGACCGGATCCTGCTGGCGGGCGCCGCCGGCCGCGAGGGGAGCGCCATCCTGGCGCGGCACCGCGCGGCCGAACTGGCCGCGTTGTTCCCGGCGGAGGTGCTGGCCGATGTGGCGCGATGGGCGGAGCCGCCGGGGCTGTCGGTGGTGGACGCGGCGCTGGCGCTGGCCGAGATCGACGGCGTCCACGCGCTTCACGACGCCACCGAAGGCGGAGTGGCCGGAGCGGTGCGGGAGATGGCGTTGGCTTCCGGCGCCGGCTGCCGTCTGGTGCTGGAGCGCATCCCGGTCCGGCCCGAGACCTGGGCCATCTGCGGCGCCCTGGGTCTGAACTGGCTGGGACTCATCAGCTCGGGCCTGCTGGTGGCCGCCGTCGCCCCGGATGCGGTGGCGCTCTGCCTGGCGGCGCTGGCGCCCCTGGGCCTGCCGGCCGCCGACGCCGGCGAGATTCTGCCCGCGGGCTGCCTATTGGAACATGGCGGCGTCGACGCTCCGCTGCCGGAGTTCGCGGTGGACGAGATCGTGAAGGGAATCGGTGAATCGGTGAATGGGCTGGATATTGGGAACGTACAGCGTGCAAGAAGAGACGGGGAGCTGCGT comes from the Acidobacteriota bacterium genome and includes:
- a CDS encoding D-alanine--D-alanine ligase, which produces MLHIGVLFGGKSGEHEVSLVSGTTVMANLDPARYRVSAIGIRKDGSMAAPDEARRMLQRPLPHVACPAVILRSASAGRFLEIAARGTDGVETTFDVLFPVLHGTYGEDGTIQGLLDMAEVPCVGCGVLGSAAGMDKAIMKQLFAAAGLPMVPHRTVTRGDWLADAAALERRLLDALGLPLFVKPARLGSSVGISKVRVAAALGPALALAFDYDYKVIVELGVPAREIECSVMGNQALRASLPGEILPSNEWYDYTAKYVDNRSGLLLPAPLDPALTEQVRELAVRALAAIGGEGYGRVDFLLDRETGSLYVNEINTIPGFTEISMFPKLWELTGVSLPALLDELVRLALERHAWRAALRTSYGGAS
- a CDS encoding hydrogenase expression protein — translated: MTAAADRPLPEGKLDPDLLAELLRALPPPDASVVVGPAVGEDAAVVRVGTELVALTTDPITFVSDDAAAWLVQVNANDIAAMGARPRYLTVTALFPTGATAAAVRDSFRRLAAHCQRLGIALVGGHTEITRAVTQPVLVGQMAGVTDRQRLRRSRDARPGDRILLAGAAGREGSAILARHRAAELAALFPAEVLADVARWAEPPGLSVVDAALALAEIDGVHALHDATEGGVAGAVREMALASGAGCRLVLERIPVRPETWAICGALGLNWLGLISSGLLVAAVAPDAVALCLAALAPLGLPAADAGEILPAGCLLEHGGVDAPLPEFAVDEIVKGIGESVNGLDIGNVQRARRDGELRLQDERSEI